In the genome of Gloeotrichia echinulata CP02, one region contains:
- a CDS encoding efflux RND transporter periplasmic adaptor subunit encodes MTPIGSNKTHRLQIDYIPYIIGWFGNFVLNNALLAMLIYRYDPGIPNDNNLPILVPSALVGMAMMVSRIGGAFAQPFVGYLSDRFWSPLGKRRPFLLISLLPLIGGFFFLFNPPTNLNQIASVFYLGLMLWIFYVGMAIYHVPYLAWLPTLAKTPEGRVKLSTQIGVFGLVGATIGGIIAPWLTDAYGFMGMGITISLMGLITLAMPILEKEEYAPPKGKYPTFKTAVSSAFSNPSFRTYIMAMILAWMVISIISVIPTFLVIALLKREVSFGAVINTAMIGSAIAGFAFVIPLSKKYGKKRVFQGSMIWYGVGMIIMAVGRFWFQDSLLPWLITIIISHLALASFFSLPNAILSDIIEEDTEKEGSRREAIFFGTRGLIIQFSQGFGSLLTGLILMLGKTPSNPWGVQIAFLFAGLLSLGAAKMLGFYPDVINTMNHHNSVSPSDTPSDISKSKKKNSQLPWRLILLGLLGFLSTLVYPSSRNFILERITSSGSTTEADPVAVNTVASKALPVRTLVVNPVTNHQESRRYAGNVVVKRTSDIGFEQSGTLVSLLVEEGQEVKKGSLIAILDTRNLQVQKRELLAQRAQAVAQLQELQAGPRSQAIAASKAKVRDLKEQMVLAQAKFERRQNLLKAGAISSEQLEEVRTDVKAQQARVDEAQSQVDELLAGSRPEQISLQKSVIDQFNAQIERIYLDIQKSQLKAPYSGTIAQQNVNIGTVVTSGQAIVRLVEDNSLEARIGIPSETANKLPIGSTHRLKIAEQVITGKVTSILPLLDSTTRTVTVIFNLNQTRGIRSGQIVSVELSQSIPLSGYWLPTGALVKGTRGLWSCYVLGKANPKNPRMFSIKRKDLEVLSIQGDRLLVRGTLTPGDQVIIEGADRIVADQMVQVW; translated from the coding sequence ATGACTCCTATTGGTTCTAATAAAACGCACCGATTACAAATAGATTACATACCTTATATTATAGGGTGGTTTGGTAATTTTGTTCTCAACAATGCTTTGTTAGCGATGCTAATTTATCGTTATGATCCAGGTATTCCTAATGATAATAATTTACCAATTTTAGTGCCATCAGCTTTAGTGGGAATGGCAATGATGGTGAGTCGAATTGGTGGAGCATTTGCACAGCCATTTGTTGGTTATTTATCAGATCGCTTTTGGAGTCCTTTGGGTAAAAGGAGGCCTTTTTTACTGATTAGTTTATTACCTCTAATTGGAGGGTTTTTCTTCCTTTTTAATCCACCAACTAATCTTAATCAAATTGCCAGCGTTTTCTATTTAGGGTTAATGCTTTGGATTTTTTATGTGGGAATGGCAATCTATCATGTCCCCTATCTTGCATGGCTACCCACTTTGGCAAAAACACCTGAAGGACGGGTGAAACTCTCCACCCAAATTGGGGTTTTCGGACTAGTTGGTGCAACTATAGGAGGCATTATCGCGCCTTGGTTAACAGATGCATATGGTTTTATGGGAATGGGAATAACGATTAGTCTTATGGGATTAATTACCCTAGCTATGCCAATTTTAGAAAAAGAGGAATATGCCCCCCCTAAAGGGAAATATCCGACTTTTAAAACTGCTGTATCCTCTGCCTTTTCCAATCCCAGTTTTCGTACTTATATTATGGCGATGATTCTCGCCTGGATGGTAATTAGTATTATTTCTGTAATTCCCACTTTTTTGGTCATTGCTTTACTGAAACGAGAAGTAAGTTTTGGAGCAGTCATTAATACTGCCATGATTGGCAGTGCGATCGCTGGATTTGCTTTTGTTATCCCTCTATCGAAAAAATATGGCAAAAAACGAGTTTTTCAAGGCTCAATGATCTGGTATGGTGTAGGGATGATTATTATGGCAGTAGGTCGCTTTTGGTTTCAAGATTCCCTTCTGCCTTGGTTAATTACTATCATTATATCCCATTTAGCTTTAGCAAGCTTTTTTAGTTTACCTAATGCCATTTTATCTGATATTATTGAGGAAGACACGGAAAAAGAGGGAAGTAGAAGAGAAGCTATATTTTTTGGTACACGAGGACTAATTATTCAATTTAGTCAGGGATTCGGATCATTATTGACTGGATTAATCTTGATGTTAGGGAAAACGCCGAGTAATCCTTGGGGAGTTCAAATTGCCTTTCTATTTGCAGGCTTATTATCTCTAGGTGCTGCTAAGATGCTAGGTTTCTATCCAGATGTAATTAACACCATGAATCACCACAATTCTGTATCCCCATCAGACACACCATCAGACATAAGCAAATCAAAGAAAAAGAATTCTCAATTGCCTTGGCGACTCATCCTTTTAGGTTTATTGGGGTTTTTATCAACTTTGGTTTATCCCTCTAGCCGTAATTTTATCTTAGAAAGAATCACGTCTTCAGGAAGTACGACAGAAGCTGATCCTGTTGCTGTTAATACTGTCGCTTCTAAGGCTCTTCCTGTGAGAACATTAGTAGTTAATCCAGTTACTAATCATCAAGAATCCCGTCGCTATGCAGGAAATGTTGTAGTTAAACGTACTAGTGACATAGGATTTGAGCAATCTGGGACATTAGTTTCTTTATTAGTTGAAGAAGGCCAAGAGGTCAAGAAAGGGTCGTTAATTGCCATCCTTGATACTAGAAATTTACAAGTACAAAAACGAGAACTGTTAGCACAGCGAGCACAAGCTGTGGCTCAACTGCAAGAATTACAAGCCGGTCCTCGTTCTCAAGCCATTGCAGCGTCCAAAGCTAAAGTCAGGGATCTTAAAGAACAAATGGTTTTAGCCCAGGCCAAATTCGAAAGAAGACAAAATTTGCTCAAAGCTGGTGCAATCTCATCAGAACAACTTGAAGAAGTGAGGACAGATGTCAAAGCCCAACAAGCGCGAGTTGATGAGGCACAAAGTCAGGTAGATGAACTCCTGGCTGGAAGTCGCCCCGAACAGATTTCCTTGCAAAAGTCCGTGATTGACCAATTTAATGCTCAAATTGAAAGGATTTACCTAGATATTCAAAAAAGCCAACTCAAAGCTCCCTATAGTGGTACTATTGCCCAGCAAAATGTCAATATTGGTACTGTTGTCACTTCTGGTCAAGCCATTGTCCGCTTAGTAGAAGATAATAGTCTAGAAGCTAGGATTGGTATTCCCTCAGAAACAGCGAATAAATTGCCTATTGGTAGCACCCATCGCTTAAAAATCGCAGAACAGGTGATTACTGGGAAAGTGACCTCGATTTTACCCCTGCTTGACTCCACAACCCGCACAGTTACTGTCATTTTCAACTTAAATCAGACTAGAGGAATTCGCTCAGGGCAAATCGTCAGTGTAGAACTATCCCAGTCTATACCCTTATCAGGCTATTGGTTACCAACAGGAGCTTTAGTTAAAGGAACGCGGGGGTTATGGTCTTGTTATGTGTTAGGAAAAGCAAATCCCAAGAATCCTCGAATGTTTAGTATTAAACGCAAAGATCTAGAGGTTCTCTCCATTCAAGGCGATCGCCTGTTAGTGAGAGGGACATTAACCCCTGGTGATCAAGTCATTATTGAAGGCGCAGATCGCATTGTTGCTGATCAAATGGTACAAGTTTGGTAA